The sequence below is a genomic window from Armatimonadota bacterium.
ACGTTGTCTCGCAAGCGCCAGATGGTTCGCCATATCAAACAATTTTGGAGTATGCAAAGGAAAAAGGTAAGCGCACCGGTCTTGTTACCAATGTTCCTATTACTCATGCGACGCCAGCTGCCTTTGGGGCACACGAACCATCGAGAAATAATTACATAGGTATTGGCAATGACTACTTAAGCTCATCACGTCCGGATATAATTTTTGGCGGCGGTGATCCTGCGCGCGGTGGGTCAAGTTACTTTAGCACATCCCAAGTTGCAATTGCCCAGACACTGGGATATCAGGTGGTCTATAACAATTCTCAAATGTCCGGTCTAAATCCGGCAACTACCAGCCGTGCCATTGGTCTTTTCGCGGGCGGCGATATGACTTATGAATATGACCGTCTTCCTGATAGCTTGGAACCCCATTTAAGTCAGATGACTATTAAAGCTCTGGATGTCATGAACGCCGATCCCGATGGTTTTTTCCTGATGATTGAGGGAGGATTAATAGACCATGCCGCTCATGGAAATTGGATAGAGCGAACTACATGCGAGGTTGTGGAATTCCACAATTCTGTTCAAGCAGTGCTGAATTGGATGCAGGGGCGGTCAGATACTCTGCTTATAGTTGTTGCTGATCACGAGATTGGCGGTTTAACTGTTACTAATCGAGGTGCTGGTGTTTATCCTCTTGCTTCGTGGACCTCGACAGGTCATACAGCAGCAAACGTACCACTCTATACTACTGGTGCTAATTCGTTTCTGATAGATGCTTACATAACTAATGGAGTGGTAGACAATACTGACATATATTTCTTCATGAGGGACTCTTTCGATATTGTGCCTGAGCCTTCGGGTGTCTTTGTTATTGCCGCTGGAATTTGCATATTCTTTCCAATATACCGAAGACTTCGCCAGTAATAGGTCCTAGCATTTTCGAACGATATTGTCTGCAGGACGGGTAAAAGCCACAAAATTGCAGATGAAATTATTATTATCTTAGTCTGGTTACGTACCAAAGGTTGTTGGCAGGACCTGATGGGGCAAAAGGATATTTTTCAGGTTCCATTGTTATCACATGGCCATCACACATAAGGTAATTGTTCATCCTGGCGTGCATCGGCCGATTAGCGCTCTGCCAATATTTGTTCTTTGTCGGCCGATATCCCATAACCCATTCCCAGTTGCCACATCGGTAGACAAAACCTTCTCCAAAAGGGCTTTCCTCATCTGCAGGTATGCCTTCGTACAGTAGGATTGTTCGCTCAGGTTGCATTATTCGACGCTTGGGAATCCCACAAAGGTATTTAATGCACTGCGGATAAGGGATATCTGGTGGCCATCTTAAATACTCATTCATACTGTAGGTGCGAGGCGAGTACTTTGAGCGCCAACGGCCATTATACGCTGGGCAGCAAAGTAGTCCGTGTTCTCCTCTTCCTCTTTCCTTAAGGTAAGGGCGGATTCCACCATTGCCCTCCTGGTCCCAATATGAGAGATCGCCATAGCGACCGCCAGGGCAGGGAAAAACCCCATCCCAATCGTTTGTGTAGAGGTCGAATGCTATCCCAATTTGTTTGAGGTTTGTTGCACATTGAGATTTCCTACATGCCATCCGTGCGGTGATAATCACGGGGAAGAGTAAGCCAGATAGGAGTGCTGAAATAGCTATCACAACAAGCAATTCGATGATTGTAAAGCCTTTTGAAGAAATTCTCATAATATTTTTTCCTGTTTTAAAATATTAACAATTTTTCGGTAGTTTACCAGGTAAGCATACGAATGTAAACTAAGCAAATGTGAAAAGCTAGTGAATTATTATATCAGTAAGCGGAGAGATTCTTTTTGCTACATTGGGTAAGAGTTTAAGACGATGACTTTAGATTTCCAATGCATTAGTTTTTACGTCAAAAAACTTGCAGAACGTTAGCGTTCTTGTGTAGGTTAAGAAGTCTACGGTATTAACTTGTGATGTGAGGATTAAATGGGAAGGATTTCGGGAGACCAAGCAAGTTGCCAAAATATCATCACTTTTGGCCCCATATGGTTAACCATCTCAGCCATTCTCTTTGCGATAGTGGCCGTCTTGGTGCGGCTTGCTGGGTTGCAAGGTATTTCTGGTTCGGAAACAACATTCGTCCGCTTTATGTTTGGATTGGCAAGTGTGGGACTGCTCCATAAATTTGGCATTGCCCAAATGCATTTTTGCCGGAAGTGGCTACTCGCAGCCAGAGGAATTACTGGTGGTGTTGCAATCCTTTTTTATTATCTTAGTCTTGCGTCTGTCAAAGGACCGGGACAGACTCCGTTAACGAATAGTGTTTTTTTGGGCAACTCCTATTTCATATTTACGCCCATTTTTGGAGCACTTCTGATTAAAGAAAGGCTTAGGTTTGGCACAATCCTTGCGGTTGCAGCTGCCCTTACTGGCTTGTACCTTGTTATTCAGCCGAACTTCAGTCACATAAGGACTGGAGATATCTATGGCTTAGCAGCCGGTGTGATTTCAGGATTGGCGATAGTAATAATAAGGGAGCTAAGGAAAACCGAATCAGCTATCTCTATATTTTTCTCGTTTTGCGTATTCGGGGCGCTGGCAGGTTTAATTGGGATGCTTTTTGAGGGAGCAGTTTTACCCA
It includes:
- a CDS encoding alkaline phosphatase; this translates as MLFNNHLLRLILYFHVVCFSIFIFASEISAARNIILMIGDGMGYQYVNAASYYLTGAAGNLSFERFYKCGVTTYSANNPITDSAAAATAMATGHKVNNNVVSQAPDGSPYQTILEYAKEKGKRTGLVTNVPITHATPAAFGAHEPSRNNYIGIGNDYLSSSRPDIIFGGGDPARGGSSYFSTSQVAIAQTLGYQVVYNNSQMSGLNPATTSRAIGLFAGGDMTYEYDRLPDSLEPHLSQMTIKALDVMNADPDGFFLMIEGGLIDHAAHGNWIERTTCEVVEFHNSVQAVLNWMQGRSDTLLIVVADHEIGGLTVTNRGAGVYPLASWTSTGHTAANVPLYTTGANSFLIDAYITNGVVDNTDIYFFMRDSFDIVPEPSGVFVIAAGICIFFPIYRRLRQ
- a CDS encoding DMT family transporter — its product is MGRISGDQASCQNIITFGPIWLTISAILFAIVAVLVRLAGLQGISGSETTFVRFMFGLASVGLLHKFGIAQMHFCRKWLLAARGITGGVAILFYYLSLASVKGPGQTPLTNSVFLGNSYFIFTPIFGALLIKERLRFGTILAVAAALTGLYLVIQPNFSHIRTGDIYGLAAGVISGLAIVIIRELRKTESAISIFFSFCVFGALAGLIGMLFEGAVLPNFYGWLVLSVMGITSTVGQLSMTYALRWSRAGEAGIIQMTTVIYSSIAGILWLGDPFNWMILLGAIIVLGSAGYISLVQNLQVAEK
- a CDS encoding type II secretion system GspH family protein; the protein is MRISSKGFTIIELLVVIAISALLSGLLFPVIITARMACRKSQCATNLKQIGIAFDLYTNDWDGVFPCPGGRYGDLSYWDQEGNGGIRPYLKERGRGEHGLLCCPAYNGRWRSKYSPRTYSMNEYLRWPPDIPYPQCIKYLCGIPKRRIMQPERTILLYEGIPADEESPFGEGFVYRCGNWEWVMGYRPTKNKYWQSANRPMHARMNNYLMCDGHVITMEPEKYPFAPSGPANNLWYVTRLR